Proteins encoded in a region of the Acipenser ruthenus chromosome 11, fAciRut3.2 maternal haplotype, whole genome shotgun sequence genome:
- the ppp1r1c gene encoding protein phosphatase 1 regulatory subunit 1C isoform X7, giving the protein MEPNSPKKIQFAVPLFQSQLDPQAAEQIRKRRPTPATLVIFNDQSPPEADEQRTTNSQGQAKSAEMSPKQRKQSVYTPPTMKGVKLMKSQKETAFPEEEEGVSDRQEDWTP; this is encoded by the exons ATGGAGCCCAACAGTCCCAAGAAGATTCAGTTCGCTGTGCCTTTGTTTCAAAGCCAGCTGGACCCACAAGCAGCCGAACAG ATCAGAAAAAGAAGACCCACGCCAGCAACACTGGTTATTTTCAATGATCAGTCACCACCAG AAGCAGATGAACAGAGGACAACAAACTCACAGGGACAA GCAAAGAGTGCTGAGATGTCTCCCAAGCAAAGAAAGCAGAGTGTGTACACCCCACCCACTATGAAAG GGGTGAAGCTTATGAAATCGCAGAAAGAAACAGCGTTCCCCGAGGAAGAAGAAGGAGTCAGTGATAGACAGGAAGACTGGACCCCGTAG
- the ppp1r1c gene encoding protein phosphatase 1 regulatory subunit 1C isoform X2 produces MEPNSPKKIQFAVPLFQSQLDPQAAEQIRKRRPTPATLVIFNDQSPPADEQRTTNSQGQAKSAEMSPKQRKQSVYTPPTMKELQLVVEQHLQRQEQLEPDYSECDPSCLDQLSPMTNECCHGNGALLTATEWGTCNFPEPNGSEPCVKLLLSTADHPDSSCTGGSEQTDPLKCSDGESPLLHSGNTQPLLEKGSDETSVKPRRKDTPFQHHPPFVPGVKLMKSQKETAFPEEEEGVSDRQEDWTP; encoded by the exons ATGGAGCCCAACAGTCCCAAGAAGATTCAGTTCGCTGTGCCTTTGTTTCAAAGCCAGCTGGACCCACAAGCAGCCGAACAG ATCAGAAAAAGAAGACCCACGCCAGCAACACTGGTTATTTTCAATGATCAGTCACCACCAG CAGATGAACAGAGGACAACAAACTCACAGGGACAA GCAAAGAGTGCTGAGATGTCTCCCAAGCAAAGAAAGCAGAGTGTGTACACCCCACCCACTATGAAAG AGCTTCAGCTGGTGGTGGAGCAGCATCTTCAGAGGCAGGAGCAGCTGGAGCCAGATTACTCAGAATGTGACCCCAGCTGTTTAGACCAGCTCAGTCCAATGACAAATGAGTGCTGTCATGGCAACGGAGCCCTCCTGACCGCTACAGAATGGGGCACATGCAACTTCCCTGAACCCAATGGCAGTGAGCCTTGTGTCAAACTGCTACTCAGTACTGCGGACCACCCAGACAGCAGCTGTACTGGGG GTAGTGAACAGACAGACCCCCTAAAATGTAGTGATGGTGAGAGTCCCCTGCTGCACTCTGGAAACACACAGCCACTCTTAGAGAAAGGGTCAGATGAGACGTCTGTGAAACCAAGGAGGAAAGACACCCCGTTTCAGCACCATCCTCCCTTTGTACCAG GGGTGAAGCTTATGAAATCGCAGAAAGAAACAGCGTTCCCCGAGGAAGAAGAAGGAGTCAGTGATAGACAGGAAGACTGGACCCCGTAG
- the ppp1r1c gene encoding protein phosphatase 1 regulatory subunit 1C isoform X1, translated as MEPNSPKKIQFAVPLFQSQLDPQAAEQIRKRRPTPATLVIFNDQSPPEADEQRTTNSQGQAKSAEMSPKQRKQSVYTPPTMKELQLVVEQHLQRQEQLEPDYSECDPSCLDQLSPMTNECCHGNGALLTATEWGTCNFPEPNGSEPCVKLLLSTADHPDSSCTGGSEQTDPLKCSDGESPLLHSGNTQPLLEKGSDETSVKPRRKDTPFQHHPPFVPGVKLMKSQKETAFPEEEEGVSDRQEDWTP; from the exons ATGGAGCCCAACAGTCCCAAGAAGATTCAGTTCGCTGTGCCTTTGTTTCAAAGCCAGCTGGACCCACAAGCAGCCGAACAG ATCAGAAAAAGAAGACCCACGCCAGCAACACTGGTTATTTTCAATGATCAGTCACCACCAG AAGCAGATGAACAGAGGACAACAAACTCACAGGGACAA GCAAAGAGTGCTGAGATGTCTCCCAAGCAAAGAAAGCAGAGTGTGTACACCCCACCCACTATGAAAG AGCTTCAGCTGGTGGTGGAGCAGCATCTTCAGAGGCAGGAGCAGCTGGAGCCAGATTACTCAGAATGTGACCCCAGCTGTTTAGACCAGCTCAGTCCAATGACAAATGAGTGCTGTCATGGCAACGGAGCCCTCCTGACCGCTACAGAATGGGGCACATGCAACTTCCCTGAACCCAATGGCAGTGAGCCTTGTGTCAAACTGCTACTCAGTACTGCGGACCACCCAGACAGCAGCTGTACTGGGG GTAGTGAACAGACAGACCCCCTAAAATGTAGTGATGGTGAGAGTCCCCTGCTGCACTCTGGAAACACACAGCCACTCTTAGAGAAAGGGTCAGATGAGACGTCTGTGAAACCAAGGAGGAAAGACACCCCGTTTCAGCACCATCCTCCCTTTGTACCAG GGGTGAAGCTTATGAAATCGCAGAAAGAAACAGCGTTCCCCGAGGAAGAAGAAGGAGTCAGTGATAGACAGGAAGACTGGACCCCGTAG
- the ppp1r1c gene encoding protein phosphatase 1 regulatory subunit 1C isoform X5, whose amino-acid sequence MEPNSPKKIQFAVPLFQSQLDPQAAEQIRKRRPTPATLVIFNDQSPPEADEQRTTNSQGQAKSAEMSPKQRKQSVYTPPTMKGSEQTDPLKCSDGESPLLHSGNTQPLLEKGSDETSVKPRRKDTPFQHHPPFVPGVKLMKSQKETAFPEEEEGVSDRQEDWTP is encoded by the exons ATGGAGCCCAACAGTCCCAAGAAGATTCAGTTCGCTGTGCCTTTGTTTCAAAGCCAGCTGGACCCACAAGCAGCCGAACAG ATCAGAAAAAGAAGACCCACGCCAGCAACACTGGTTATTTTCAATGATCAGTCACCACCAG AAGCAGATGAACAGAGGACAACAAACTCACAGGGACAA GCAAAGAGTGCTGAGATGTCTCCCAAGCAAAGAAAGCAGAGTGTGTACACCCCACCCACTATGAAAG GTAGTGAACAGACAGACCCCCTAAAATGTAGTGATGGTGAGAGTCCCCTGCTGCACTCTGGAAACACACAGCCACTCTTAGAGAAAGGGTCAGATGAGACGTCTGTGAAACCAAGGAGGAAAGACACCCCGTTTCAGCACCATCCTCCCTTTGTACCAG GGGTGAAGCTTATGAAATCGCAGAAAGAAACAGCGTTCCCCGAGGAAGAAGAAGGAGTCAGTGATAGACAGGAAGACTGGACCCCGTAG
- the ppp1r1c gene encoding protein phosphatase 1 regulatory subunit 1C isoform X4 gives MEPNSPKKIQFAVPLFQSQLDPQAAEQIRKRRPTPATLVIFNDQSPPEADEQRTTNSQGQAKSAEMSPKQRKQSVYTPPTMKELQLVVEQHLQRQEQLEPDYSECDPSCLDQLSPMTNECCHGNGALLTATEWGTCNFPEPNGSEPCVKLLLSTADHPDSSCTGGVKLMKSQKETAFPEEEEGVSDRQEDWTP, from the exons ATGGAGCCCAACAGTCCCAAGAAGATTCAGTTCGCTGTGCCTTTGTTTCAAAGCCAGCTGGACCCACAAGCAGCCGAACAG ATCAGAAAAAGAAGACCCACGCCAGCAACACTGGTTATTTTCAATGATCAGTCACCACCAG AAGCAGATGAACAGAGGACAACAAACTCACAGGGACAA GCAAAGAGTGCTGAGATGTCTCCCAAGCAAAGAAAGCAGAGTGTGTACACCCCACCCACTATGAAAG AGCTTCAGCTGGTGGTGGAGCAGCATCTTCAGAGGCAGGAGCAGCTGGAGCCAGATTACTCAGAATGTGACCCCAGCTGTTTAGACCAGCTCAGTCCAATGACAAATGAGTGCTGTCATGGCAACGGAGCCCTCCTGACCGCTACAGAATGGGGCACATGCAACTTCCCTGAACCCAATGGCAGTGAGCCTTGTGTCAAACTGCTACTCAGTACTGCGGACCACCCAGACAGCAGCTGTACTGGGG GGGTGAAGCTTATGAAATCGCAGAAAGAAACAGCGTTCCCCGAGGAAGAAGAAGGAGTCAGTGATAGACAGGAAGACTGGACCCCGTAG
- the ppp1r1c gene encoding protein phosphatase 1 regulatory subunit 1C isoform X8, whose translation MEPNSPKKIQFAVPLFQSQLDPQAAEQIRKRRPTPATLVIFNDQSPPADEQRTTNSQGQAKSAEMSPKQRKQSVYTPPTMKGVKLMKSQKETAFPEEEEGVSDRQEDWTP comes from the exons ATGGAGCCCAACAGTCCCAAGAAGATTCAGTTCGCTGTGCCTTTGTTTCAAAGCCAGCTGGACCCACAAGCAGCCGAACAG ATCAGAAAAAGAAGACCCACGCCAGCAACACTGGTTATTTTCAATGATCAGTCACCACCAG CAGATGAACAGAGGACAACAAACTCACAGGGACAA GCAAAGAGTGCTGAGATGTCTCCCAAGCAAAGAAAGCAGAGTGTGTACACCCCACCCACTATGAAAG GGGTGAAGCTTATGAAATCGCAGAAAGAAACAGCGTTCCCCGAGGAAGAAGAAGGAGTCAGTGATAGACAGGAAGACTGGACCCCGTAG
- the ppp1r1c gene encoding protein phosphatase 1 regulatory subunit 1C isoform X6 — protein sequence MEPNSPKKIQFAVPLFQSQLDPQAAEQIRKRRPTPATLVIFNDQSPPADEQRTTNSQGQAKSAEMSPKQRKQSVYTPPTMKGSEQTDPLKCSDGESPLLHSGNTQPLLEKGSDETSVKPRRKDTPFQHHPPFVPGVKLMKSQKETAFPEEEEGVSDRQEDWTP from the exons ATGGAGCCCAACAGTCCCAAGAAGATTCAGTTCGCTGTGCCTTTGTTTCAAAGCCAGCTGGACCCACAAGCAGCCGAACAG ATCAGAAAAAGAAGACCCACGCCAGCAACACTGGTTATTTTCAATGATCAGTCACCACCAG CAGATGAACAGAGGACAACAAACTCACAGGGACAA GCAAAGAGTGCTGAGATGTCTCCCAAGCAAAGAAAGCAGAGTGTGTACACCCCACCCACTATGAAAG GTAGTGAACAGACAGACCCCCTAAAATGTAGTGATGGTGAGAGTCCCCTGCTGCACTCTGGAAACACACAGCCACTCTTAGAGAAAGGGTCAGATGAGACGTCTGTGAAACCAAGGAGGAAAGACACCCCGTTTCAGCACCATCCTCCCTTTGTACCAG GGGTGAAGCTTATGAAATCGCAGAAAGAAACAGCGTTCCCCGAGGAAGAAGAAGGAGTCAGTGATAGACAGGAAGACTGGACCCCGTAG
- the ppp1r1c gene encoding protein phosphatase 1 regulatory subunit 1C isoform X3: protein MEPNSPKKIQFAVPLFQSQLDPQAAEQIRKRRPTPATLVIFNDQSPPEADEQRTTNSQGQAKSAEMSPKQRKQSVYTPPTMKELQLVVEQHLQRQEQLEPDYSECDPSCLDQLSPMTNECCHGNGALLTATEWGTCNFPEPNGSEPCVKLLLSTADHPDSSCTGGEPSETSQLHNSSMESYCSRHQPLNNLAPTQVCYLICCVSHY, encoded by the exons ATGGAGCCCAACAGTCCCAAGAAGATTCAGTTCGCTGTGCCTTTGTTTCAAAGCCAGCTGGACCCACAAGCAGCCGAACAG ATCAGAAAAAGAAGACCCACGCCAGCAACACTGGTTATTTTCAATGATCAGTCACCACCAG AAGCAGATGAACAGAGGACAACAAACTCACAGGGACAA GCAAAGAGTGCTGAGATGTCTCCCAAGCAAAGAAAGCAGAGTGTGTACACCCCACCCACTATGAAAG AGCTTCAGCTGGTGGTGGAGCAGCATCTTCAGAGGCAGGAGCAGCTGGAGCCAGATTACTCAGAATGTGACCCCAGCTGTTTAGACCAGCTCAGTCCAATGACAAATGAGTGCTGTCATGGCAACGGAGCCCTCCTGACCGCTACAGAATGGGGCACATGCAACTTCCCTGAACCCAATGGCAGTGAGCCTTGTGTCAAACTGCTACTCAGTACTGCGGACCACCCAGACAGCAGCTGTACTGGGG gAGAACCTTCTGAGACTTCACAACTTCACAACAGCAGTATGGAAAGCTATTGTAGCCGTCATCAGCCTCTTAACAACTTAGCACCAACTCAAGTGTGTTATCTCATCTGTTGTGTTTCCCATTACTAG